The Roseococcus microcysteis genome contains a region encoding:
- a CDS encoding zinc-ribbon domain-containing protein has product MDIACPNCATAYRVPDALVLTRKPVRCAACGTRWVPELPEEVSLAPPAADDAPPAMEPSAPEADAKEPPPAAPLPRSIGAPPEPEPESAPVTAPMSIGPDPAEMLNEDGTLTPRPAAPPPLATPRWMPGAPRRVRGGALLPLAWAGSLLALVVILMLLFLYSDAIATAWPPFGWVARLFGG; this is encoded by the coding sequence ATGGACATCGCCTGCCCGAACTGCGCGACGGCCTACCGCGTGCCAGATGCCCTGGTGCTGACGCGCAAGCCTGTGCGCTGCGCGGCCTGCGGCACGCGCTGGGTGCCGGAATTGCCGGAGGAGGTCTCGCTGGCTCCGCCCGCGGCCGATGACGCACCTCCGGCGATGGAGCCCTCCGCCCCGGAAGCGGACGCCAAGGAACCGCCCCCCGCCGCGCCGCTTCCCCGCAGCATCGGCGCGCCGCCGGAGCCGGAGCCCGAGTCGGCGCCTGTCACCGCGCCCATGAGCATCGGTCCCGACCCCGCCGAGATGCTGAACGAGGACGGCACCCTCACGCCCCGCCCTGCCGCGCCGCCGCCCCTGGCCACGCCGCGCTGGATGCCGGGCGCCCCGCGCCGGGTCCGGGGCGGGGCGCTGCTGCCGCTGGCCTGGGCCGGCAGCCTGCTGGCCCTGGTGGTGATCCTGATGCTGCTGTTCCTCTACAGCGATGCCATCGCCACCGCCTGGCCGCCCTTCGGCTGGGTGGCCA